TGAATGAGAAAATGACGCTTTTCTGGCATAACCACTTCGTGACATCTGATATCTTCGACCCCAGATACAACTATGACTATATCACCTTGCTAAGAGAAAATGCATTGGGCAATTTTAAAACACTGACAGAAAAGATTACCATTGATAAGGCCATGTTGTTTTACCTGAATGGTAATCTGAGTACCAATCGTGCGCCAAATGAAAATTATGCGAGGGAATTGATGGAATTGTTTACCTTAGGAAAAGGTGAAACCGCTGGCCCCGGAGACTATACAAGCTTCACGGAGCAAGATGTAGCTGCCATTGCAAAAGCCCTTACCGGCTGGGTGATCAACAATGGACCAAGAGACAATCCTCTACCTTACCCACTGGTCCAATACAACAACGGACGCCACGATACTACGGTAAAACAATTGTCCCACCGCTTTAACAATGTTCAGATTCCAAATCTGCAAGCAGATGAATACAAAAGAGTCATTGAGATAATCTTTACAAAAAGAGAGGCTGCAGCTTTTATCTGCCGCAAATTATACAACTTCTTTATTTACTATAAAATCGACAGCAACATTGAAAACGAAATCATCAATGGACTGGCCGATGAGTTGGAAGCGAATGATTTTGAAATGGCACCTGTTCTTCGCAAGCTCTTAGGAAGCGAACATTTCTATTCCATTGAGGCCTTGGGATGCATGATACGCTCGCCTTACGAATACATGTTCAATACCTTAAAAACATTGAGATTTATCCCACCTGCTGACCTGGAACAGAAGTACAATTTGTTTGCTTCCATCTACCGCAATTTTACAGGTATGCAACAAACTTATTTTAATATTCCAACAGTGGCTGGATGGGATCCATACCATCAAGAACCAGCCTACCATGAGATCTGGATCAATTCTGCCACTTTGCCTTTCAGGGTGCTTTTTGCCAATCAATTTGTCAATAAGACTTTCAGGGCGCGCAATGTCCAAGGTACATTCGGACTGGATCTTCCGGAATATGTCAAAACCTTGCCCAATCCATCTGTTGCAACAGAGCTGATCCAATCTGTAGTCGGCCATTTGCTTCCTCAACCCATTGAGCAAAAACAATTGGATGCCTTGAAAAGGGTTTTACTTGGCAATCTAACAGACGCTCAATGGACCACCACCTGGAATAATTATGCCAATAATTCGGGTAATGTACAGGCCAAAACAGCAGTTGACAATCGACTCAAACCTTTTTTTACCACCCTTCTCAATATGCCTGAGTATCATCTCAGTTAAATCAACATTTGTTTATCATTTTTAAAATCAAAAAATAAAATTCTTCACCATGAAAAGAAGAACCTTCTTACAAGCAAGCGCAGCAGCCACGGTCCCGGTTATGATCAATGGAATACCGGTCCAAGCTGTAGCCCGTCAATCCTTTCTCGACTTTGTAAGTCCTGAAAATGATAAAATCCTTGTGCTAATCCAACTTACCGGAGGAAACGATGGTCTGAACATGGTACTGCCACTGGATCAATATTCCAACTTGAATATCCACAGAGGTAAAATCATCATCAATGAAAATTTGGGAATAAAATTACGTGATGACCTGGCACTTCATCCTGCCATGACCGGAGCCAAGTATCTGTACGACGAAGGCAAAATGAAGCTGATTCAGTCCGTCGGATATCCCAACCAAAACAGATCCCATTTTAGATCCACCGACATCTGGACTTCAGGATCACCTGCCAATGTCAATATTACCAATGGTTGGCTGGGTAGATATTATCTTGAAAATCACCAAAGCTTTCCATACGGATACCCCAATTTTGACCACCCAGATCCATTGGCTATTACCATTGGGGCGCAGGTATCACAGACCTGTCAGGGGCCGATTGCCAACTTTAGTATGGCCATCAACAATCCTGCCACAATGAATCCATTGCCCATATCCGAATTTGCAGAGTCTGTACCTGCGACCAATTATGGAAATGAGTTGCGTTATATCATGACCGCATTTCAGCAAACCAACGATTATACCGATGTGATCAAACTGGCCAACGAAAATGCGGGAGGATCCATAGCAGCCACAGGAAATGCCCTTTTGGACAGGCTGAACATCGTTGCCCAACTCATCAAAGGTGGTTTGAAAACAAAAGTGTATGTCGTAAGTATTGGAGGATTTGATACACATGCCAACCAATGCGATCCTGATGATCATGAAATCGGCACACATGCTAATTTGCTTGCTAGTTTGGCAGGAGCCATGGAAGGATTTCAAAAAGCCATTACGGATTCAGGAAATGCCAAAAGGGTCCTCAGCATGACTTTCTCAGAATTCGGACGAAGAATAAAAGCCAACGACAGCACCGGTACTGACCATGGTTCTGCAGCACCTCTCATGCTCTTCGGAGAGTGTATTGATGGAGGAATTCTTGGAGACAATCCCAGCATTGGTGACAATGTAACCAATGACGAAGGCGTGGCCATGCAGTACGATTTCAGATCCATTTACGCCACCATTCTAAGAGATTGGTTTGGATTGTCCTCATCAGATGTTGCCAGATTAATGTATGCTGATTTCCAAAGTCTTCCATTAATCTCCGGAGCCTGTACCATCTCAGAAGTGGAAGATGCCTATCGCGATTATCAACTTTCTCTTGATACAGCACCAAATCCTGCAATAGATTATACTTTAATCAGCTTTAAAACCAAAAATGAGTACATTCGGATCAGCCTTTATGACTCCATTGGTTCAGAACTGAAGACCATTTTTGCAGGAAAGGTCAATGAAGGAAATCATCAGATTCACCTGGATACTTCCCAGTTTCCTTCAGGAAATTATGTCATCAGAATTGCTGGAAAAGCAGCGCAGAAAACAAAAATTCTCAGCAAAATTTAAATTTTCCAATCAGAATACTAAAAAACCCCTGCCTTCTGCGGGGGTTTTCTATTTTTGCCTAAACACAAGCAGATGAAACAACATAAAGCCAGTCTGGTGATATTAGCCGCCGGAATGGGCAGCCGGTATGGTGGACTCAAACAATTGGATTCCTTCGGTCCAAATGGCGAGACCATCATAGATTATTCCATATATGACGCCATCCAGGCCGGATTTACCAAAATTGTATTTATCGTTCGCGACAGTTTCAGGAAAGAGATCGAACAAAAAATGCAAAAAAACTGGGGTGATCAAGCCGAACTCCATTTTGTTTGCCAGGAATTGAATCTTTTACCCGCAGGTTTTACATGTCCCGATCAAAGAACCAAACCATGGGGTACAGCTCATGCGGTTTGGGTAGCCAAAGACATCGTCAAAGAACCCTTCGGCGTGATCAATGCGGATGACTATTATGGCAGAGAGGCCCTGTCTGCATTGTTTCACTTTCTGCAGTCGGACCGCAACCATCAAAATGAATATGCGGTCATTGCATATCTTTTGCGCAACACCTTATCGGAGTTTGGAGCGGTCAACAGAGGTGTATGTCTGGCATCTGACGGCCAATTCCTTCGTTCCATAGAAGAATGCAAAGGCATTTTCAGAAATGCAAATGGGCTGATCAGCCTGCAAGATCAGGCGGACAGAATTTTTCAAGAAGATACTCCGGTCTCCATGAATATGTGGGCATTTGGAGTAAGCTATTTCGACCACTCAGAGAAATATTTTATCCAATTCCTTCAAGAAAATCTGGAAAAAGCCACTTCAGAGTTTTATATACCCGATCTTATTCAGAAATTGATTGATGAGAAAATTATTCAGGTCCACTTGATTAAATCACCTTCACAGTGGTTTGGTGTCACCTACCAGGAAGACAGACCCATGGTACAACAAGCATTGCAAAAATTGATTGAAGAAAATTATTATCCCAAGACCCTCTTTTAAAATTTGAATGGTTCCAAGATAAAAGGGAGTAATCCATTTATTTTCTTTTCCGCTTTTCCTACACTACCTTCCACCTGTAAAATTCTGGTTGCTCGGAATCTTGACAAAATCCAAAGGACCAGGATTGACACCTATGAAAAAACTAAAGGCGTTGGACTGCGGGTAATAACTAAATCGCATGTTCCAACAATGGAGCTTTCTATTGAGCGTAATGTCTGGATAAGTCAATCCTTTTCGGATAAAATCATATCCTATACTTCCAACGGATACACTCCAGTTTTTAGTCAATGGAATATTGCCTTGGGTGTAAAAACTGTTGTTGGTCATCATAAATGTATCCTTTCCGCTGCTTAGTCTCACAAATTGATAGGTCAAAGTATGATTTAATCCAAAAGTATTAAAAACACTTCCCAAATCGGGCAGAGGGTCCGGTGTTTCTTTGGGTTTGTAAAAAAGTTGAATAAGTTGTGGTACCGTTGTGCTGGTCACCACACTCAGATCCATTCTGGTGAGATAAAACAAGTTAAATTTACCGTCAGCCTGGATTCTATATTGGTTTATTTGGCGCTCAACCCCATTCTCCAAGACCCGCTTGTAAGGATCCAATACGATGGTATATCCCAGCC
This window of the Saprospiraceae bacterium genome carries:
- a CDS encoding DUF1501 domain-containing protein, producing the protein MKRRTFLQASAAATVPVMINGIPVQAVARQSFLDFVSPENDKILVLIQLTGGNDGLNMVLPLDQYSNLNIHRGKIIINENLGIKLRDDLALHPAMTGAKYLYDEGKMKLIQSVGYPNQNRSHFRSTDIWTSGSPANVNITNGWLGRYYLENHQSFPYGYPNFDHPDPLAITIGAQVSQTCQGPIANFSMAINNPATMNPLPISEFAESVPATNYGNELRYIMTAFQQTNDYTDVIKLANENAGGSIAATGNALLDRLNIVAQLIKGGLKTKVYVVSIGGFDTHANQCDPDDHEIGTHANLLASLAGAMEGFQKAITDSGNAKRVLSMTFSEFGRRIKANDSTGTDHGSAAPLMLFGECIDGGILGDNPSIGDNVTNDEGVAMQYDFRSIYATILRDWFGLSSSDVARLMYADFQSLPLISGACTISEVEDAYRDYQLSLDTAPNPAIDYTLISFKTKNEYIRISLYDSIGSELKTIFAGKVNEGNHQIHLDTSQFPSGNYVIRIAGKAAQKTKILSKI
- a CDS encoding DUF1800 domain-containing protein — encoded protein: MDNHQMTLSKINVTKQHTAKPLPVNGGLNPYSGPWNYATAAHLLRRAMFGPTHEQINQAVKDGINATLNKLTTKPNRLPDPPLTYTSSIVDPNVPKGETWVRAPLSQNIPGLVQLKENSLYAWMMEQMFAEGVSMNEKMTLFWHNHFVTSDIFDPRYNYDYITLLRENALGNFKTLTEKITIDKAMLFYLNGNLSTNRAPNENYARELMELFTLGKGETAGPGDYTSFTEQDVAAIAKALTGWVINNGPRDNPLPYPLVQYNNGRHDTTVKQLSHRFNNVQIPNLQADEYKRVIEIIFTKREAAAFICRKLYNFFIYYKIDSNIENEIINGLADELEANDFEMAPVLRKLLGSEHFYSIEALGCMIRSPYEYMFNTLKTLRFIPPADLEQKYNLFASIYRNFTGMQQTYFNIPTVAGWDPYHQEPAYHEIWINSATLPFRVLFANQFVNKTFRARNVQGTFGLDLPEYVKTLPNPSVATELIQSVVGHLLPQPIEQKQLDALKRVLLGNLTDAQWTTTWNNYANNSGNVQAKTAVDNRLKPFFTTLLNMPEYHLS
- a CDS encoding nucleotidyltransferase, which codes for MKQHKASLVILAAGMGSRYGGLKQLDSFGPNGETIIDYSIYDAIQAGFTKIVFIVRDSFRKEIEQKMQKNWGDQAELHFVCQELNLLPAGFTCPDQRTKPWGTAHAVWVAKDIVKEPFGVINADDYYGREALSALFHFLQSDRNHQNEYAVIAYLLRNTLSEFGAVNRGVCLASDGQFLRSIEECKGIFRNANGLISLQDQADRIFQEDTPVSMNMWAFGVSYFDHSEKYFIQFLQENLEKATSEFYIPDLIQKLIDEKIIQVHLIKSPSQWFGVTYQEDRPMVQQALQKLIEENYYPKTLF